The Sediminispirochaeta smaragdinae DSM 11293 genome has a segment encoding these proteins:
- a CDS encoding MurR/RpiR family transcriptional regulator → MSSSPLKKDFFTRLKTAYATLSVSEKKVGKFILSYPSRVVEMSLAEVARESSVSDATAMRFSRSIGYRGWLELKIALIRSLPESVGDEAIEESPFRAIIRKSKEALDETAMAFDEDSFERGMDLLQNAGKVLITGSGTSGPIAHELYNRLFRLGINCTVASDVMLQIMHAALLSEKDLLFVISQSGASDMVMRAVEVAKRSSVPVMTITGNALTELAKASDVLLLSVCHEQNPETVASRIAQHAIVQAIYLSLSRRLGERGRRLEDGIWDAFFPEA, encoded by the coding sequence GTGTCATCTTCCCCCTTAAAAAAAGATTTTTTTACACGGCTGAAAACCGCCTATGCCACGCTTTCCGTTTCTGAAAAGAAGGTAGGAAAATTCATTCTTTCCTATCCCTCTCGTGTGGTGGAGATGTCCCTTGCCGAGGTTGCCAGGGAGAGCAGCGTCAGTGATGCGACGGCCATGCGTTTTAGCCGTAGTATTGGTTACCGGGGATGGCTCGAGTTGAAGATTGCTCTCATCAGATCGCTTCCCGAAAGCGTCGGAGATGAGGCTATCGAAGAGAGCCCTTTTCGGGCGATTATCAGGAAAAGTAAAGAGGCTCTGGATGAAACCGCCATGGCTTTTGATGAGGATAGCTTTGAACGAGGTATGGATCTACTCCAGAATGCCGGAAAAGTCTTGATAACCGGTTCCGGAACCTCAGGGCCCATAGCTCATGAACTTTATAATAGGTTGTTTCGTCTCGGCATCAACTGCACGGTGGCAAGTGATGTGATGTTGCAGATCATGCATGCGGCACTTCTGAGCGAAAAGGATCTTCTTTTCGTGATATCCCAGTCAGGGGCTTCCGATATGGTCATGAGAGCCGTAGAGGTTGCAAAACGTTCCTCTGTCCCTGTGATGACCATCACGGGTAATGCTTTGACCGAACTTGCCAAGGCCTCCGATGTTCTCCTGCTGTCGGTCTGCCACGAGCAAAACCCCGAAACGGTCGCCTCCCGGATCGCTCAGCATGCCATTGTGCAGGCTATCTATCTCTCCCTCTCGAGGCGACTGGGAGAGCGCGGCCGTCGGCTTGAAGATGGCATCTGGGACGCATTTTTCCCGGAAGCATAG
- a CDS encoding DODA-type extradiol aromatic ring-opening family dioxygenase, whose protein sequence is MADCSEKRPGNIIYLSHGGGPLPILGDPSHAAMIAFMKELPRQLPKPEAVVVVSAHWEESLPTIIGAESPSLFYDYYGFPKEAYELQYPAPGAPRLAQTMQGFLQEADIASRIDERRGFDHGLFIPLKMMYPDADIPMTQLSLIRGLEPQQHIALGRALRSLADENILIIGSGFSFHNMRAFTWDSSNQEDPANDEFQEWLVDVCTGDYSISEREEKLTAWTDAPHARYCHPREEHLLPLHVCLGMSGRKARLVFDDHILGKRAIALQFC, encoded by the coding sequence ATGGCAGATTGTTCGGAAAAGAGGCCTGGAAATATCATCTATCTTTCTCATGGAGGCGGTCCTCTCCCAATTTTAGGCGACCCAAGTCATGCGGCGATGATTGCTTTTATGAAGGAGCTTCCCCGGCAGTTGCCGAAACCGGAAGCTGTTGTCGTTGTGAGTGCCCACTGGGAGGAGTCGCTTCCGACCATCATCGGAGCCGAGTCCCCGTCGCTGTTTTATGATTACTATGGCTTTCCGAAGGAGGCATACGAGCTGCAATACCCTGCGCCAGGAGCGCCTCGTTTGGCGCAAACCATGCAAGGCTTTCTTCAGGAGGCCGACATTGCTTCGAGAATAGATGAGAGACGTGGTTTTGATCACGGCCTATTCATTCCCTTGAAAATGATGTATCCCGATGCTGATATTCCCATGACGCAATTGTCCCTTATCCGGGGATTGGAGCCGCAACAGCATATTGCCTTGGGTCGGGCCCTTCGATCGTTGGCCGATGAAAACATCCTTATTATCGGATCCGGCTTTTCGTTTCACAATATGAGGGCCTTTACCTGGGATTCGTCGAATCAAGAGGATCCTGCAAATGATGAGTTTCAGGAATGGCTTGTCGATGTTTGTACCGGTGATTACAGCATCTCCGAGCGAGAAGAAAAACTAACTGCCTGGACTGATGCTCCCCATGCCAGGTACTGCCATCCGAGAGAGGAACATCTGCTTCCCTTACATGTCTGTCTGGGGATGTCCGGTCGAAAGGCCCGCCTTGTGTTTGACGATCATATTCTGGGAAAGCGGGCTATTGCTTTGCAGTTTTGTTGA
- a CDS encoding SDR family oxidoreductase, which produces MMYGVTGATGELGSLVVSQLINLGVQPSSIIGLARNRSKAAHLEKQGITVRIGDYDDQASLRKAFTGVDRLLLISGSEVGKRAAQHQNVIEAAQAAGTKTIAYTSISRADTSNNPLAPEHKATEELLRHSGLTSVILRNNWYAENYTGDIRAARDSGTIAAAAGDGKVASASKSDYAEAAAKVLVSESYDGMTLELAGTPWNYEQLASAAGKALGKDIRYERISIEERKQRLVAAGMPEAGAAFYAQLDESIAAGTLDISSSDLEKVLERPPLSLEEQVKKLL; this is translated from the coding sequence ATGATGTATGGAGTAACAGGGGCCACAGGAGAGCTTGGATCACTGGTAGTTTCACAGTTGATAAACCTCGGTGTTCAGCCTTCCTCTATCATTGGCCTTGCAAGAAACAGATCAAAAGCGGCACATCTCGAAAAGCAAGGAATTACCGTACGTATCGGCGATTATGACGATCAAGCGTCACTAAGGAAGGCCTTCACCGGGGTGGACCGCCTTCTTTTGATATCAGGTTCCGAAGTGGGGAAACGAGCCGCACAGCATCAGAACGTTATTGAGGCTGCACAGGCTGCCGGTACCAAAACAATCGCCTACACAAGCATCTCCAGAGCCGATACCTCAAACAATCCGCTAGCCCCCGAGCATAAAGCGACTGAGGAGCTATTAAGGCATTCCGGCCTTACATCCGTTATCCTCAGAAATAACTGGTATGCGGAAAATTATACCGGAGATATTCGGGCTGCCCGAGACTCCGGCACAATAGCTGCAGCCGCGGGAGACGGCAAAGTAGCATCGGCTTCCAAAAGTGACTATGCCGAAGCAGCGGCAAAAGTACTTGTATCGGAAAGCTACGACGGCATGACCCTGGAACTCGCAGGCACCCCCTGGAACTATGAGCAGCTTGCCTCAGCCGCAGGAAAGGCACTTGGAAAGGATATTCGGTATGAGCGGATCAGTATCGAAGAACGGAAACAACGATTGGTTGCAGCAGGAATGCCCGAAGCCGGGGCCGCTTTCTATGCGCAACTCGACGAATCCATAGCTGCCGGAACCCTTGATATCTCAAGCAGCGATCTCGAAAAAGTATTGGAGCGCCCACCGCTTTCTCTTGAAGAGCAAGTGAAAAAGCTGCTTTAG
- a CDS encoding GNAT family N-acetyltransferase: MLVGMEPFEIIKAESSHIPDLCKLLEILFSQEEEFCPDRSKQEAGLRMIIENPDTGFVLAALKHGSIVGMVNILFTVSTALGARVALLEDLIVRPEERRKGIGKGLITEASRCAKQAGCMRLTLLTDGANTTAHHFYQKNGFSYSNMQIFRKLL; this comes from the coding sequence ATGCTGGTGGGCATGGAACCTTTTGAGATCATCAAAGCAGAATCGTCTCACATTCCCGATCTATGTAAACTTCTGGAAATTCTTTTTTCCCAGGAAGAGGAGTTTTGTCCGGACCGATCAAAACAGGAAGCGGGACTTCGCATGATTATCGAAAATCCCGATACAGGTTTCGTCCTTGCCGCGCTGAAGCATGGAAGCATCGTCGGCATGGTAAATATTCTTTTTACCGTCTCAACAGCCCTCGGAGCACGGGTTGCTCTCCTTGAAGACCTCATTGTTCGCCCCGAAGAGCGAAGAAAGGGCATAGGGAAAGGGCTTATCACCGAGGCATCAAGGTGCGCAAAACAAGCAGGTTGCATGCGACTTACCCTTTTGACCGACGGGGCCAATACCACCGCTCATCATTTCTATCAAAAGAATGGCTTTTCATATTCAAACATGCAAATATTCAGAAAACTGCTTTAA
- a CDS encoding family 1 encapsulin nanocompartment shell protein, with translation MDILKRDLAPISDAAWKEIDEMARETLAANLSGRKFLDVSGPHGIGYTSVDLGRLSLSKDQKKDEVRYGVYMVQPLVESRIGFSLKTWELDNIERGALDIDLTPVVTAAKKMAAFEETAIFKGFKPGMITGIQDAVDSEKIPLKLENAAIVDAVSEAKTRLLAEGVRGASNLIVNSELWKFMGRPTPGGSLKTLVEKQIEGKVIYSGFVDTALLASDRGGDFELTLGQDLSIGYHHHDSEEVHLFFSESFSFRVITPEALVCFSM, from the coding sequence ATGGATATCCTGAAACGAGATCTCGCACCGATAAGCGATGCTGCATGGAAAGAAATAGACGAGATGGCGAGGGAGACTCTGGCTGCCAATTTGTCGGGACGAAAGTTCCTTGACGTATCGGGCCCTCACGGTATTGGATACACGAGTGTGGACCTGGGGCGTCTCTCCCTCAGCAAGGACCAAAAAAAAGACGAGGTCCGATACGGTGTCTATATGGTTCAGCCCCTGGTGGAAAGCCGTATCGGTTTTTCTCTGAAAACCTGGGAACTGGACAACATCGAACGGGGGGCCCTTGATATCGATCTGACCCCAGTCGTAACGGCGGCAAAAAAGATGGCGGCTTTTGAGGAAACGGCAATTTTCAAGGGTTTTAAGCCCGGTATGATTACCGGTATCCAGGATGCCGTCGACAGCGAGAAAATACCGCTTAAGCTCGAAAATGCAGCGATCGTCGATGCCGTTTCCGAAGCAAAAACCAGGTTGCTTGCGGAAGGTGTCAGGGGTGCAAGTAACCTTATTGTCAATTCCGAATTGTGGAAGTTCATGGGTCGTCCGACCCCTGGCGGCTCACTAAAAACCTTGGTGGAAAAGCAAATTGAGGGTAAAGTCATCTACTCAGGGTTTGTAGATACAGCCCTCCTCGCCTCCGATCGTGGAGGAGACTTTGAACTCACCCTGGGGCAGGACCTTTCCATAGGCTACCATCACCACGATTCCGAAGAGGTTCATCTTTTCTTCTCGGAATCTTTTAGTTTCCGCGTCATTACCCCGGAAGCTCTGGTCTGCTTTAGTATGTAA
- a CDS encoding winged helix-turn-helix transcriptional regulator: MKQIPYDVFAAGCPSRSAFLHIFSRWGVLILARLQEGPARFGTLSRSIEGISERMLSKSLKLLEEEGLIYRRELEKGPPHVEYGLTNAGTRIAEGILYVIQQLYAVMDSRGSTLSRTEKSCEEAGMN; this comes from the coding sequence ATGAAGCAAATTCCGTACGATGTGTTTGCCGCCGGTTGTCCCTCCCGGTCCGCTTTTCTGCATATATTCAGTCGCTGGGGCGTCCTTATCCTTGCACGCCTTCAAGAGGGGCCTGCACGTTTCGGTACACTATCTCGATCGATAGAGGGAATTAGCGAGCGAATGCTGTCGAAGAGTCTCAAACTTCTGGAAGAAGAAGGTCTTATTTATCGCCGGGAGTTGGAAAAAGGGCCTCCTCATGTGGAATATGGACTAACCAATGCAGGTACACGAATTGCCGAGGGTATTCTGTATGTAATCCAGCAGCTTTATGCTGTCATGGATTCGAGGGGCAGCACACTCTCTCGTACCGAAAAGTCGTGCGAAGAGGCAGGCATGAACTAG
- a CDS encoding carbohydrate ABC transporter permease, with protein sequence MRTGNYIRKNLFFFILISPAAAIMAWLTIYPVIHVVDLSFFKYNYITDIKTFVGLGNFKEILSEQLFQQAFLNTLLFSLLATAAEVAGGIILALIFDGRFAGKRVFMIISIFPMMISTMVICAIWKTLYHYDIGLFNATLRSIGAKPVGWLIDQGKALFSIVIVDIWQWTPFTFIMTQAAMSSIPGEIYEAAQIDGAKYHQIVGRITLPILSSQIMLLIMLRTIDTFKLFGKVYALTQGGPGNSTETLSYFIYREGFSYFNLGRASTASIITLIVAAGISLIYIRKILQEDA encoded by the coding sequence ATGAGGACTGGAAATTACATCCGGAAAAATCTCTTTTTTTTCATTCTGATTTCCCCGGCGGCGGCAATTATGGCTTGGCTGACCATCTATCCTGTCATCCATGTCGTCGACCTCTCTTTTTTCAAATACAATTATATTACCGATATAAAAACCTTTGTCGGCCTTGGTAATTTTAAGGAGATCCTAAGCGAACAGCTATTTCAACAGGCATTTCTCAATACCCTGCTTTTCTCGCTTTTGGCCACGGCGGCGGAGGTTGCGGGCGGGATCATCCTCGCTCTTATTTTCGACGGCCGCTTCGCCGGTAAAAGGGTATTCATGATCATATCGATTTTTCCCATGATGATATCGACGATGGTCATCTGTGCCATCTGGAAGACCCTGTACCATTACGATATCGGTCTTTTTAACGCAACGCTGCGATCCATTGGCGCAAAGCCCGTGGGGTGGCTGATCGATCAGGGGAAGGCTCTCTTCTCCATTGTCATCGTCGATATCTGGCAGTGGACCCCCTTTACTTTCATCATGACCCAGGCGGCGATGAGTTCGATACCAGGTGAAATCTACGAGGCTGCACAAATCGACGGAGCAAAATACCATCAAATCGTCGGACGAATTACCCTGCCTATCCTCTCAAGCCAGATCATGCTTCTGATCATGCTGAGAACAATCGATACCTTCAAGCTCTTCGGCAAGGTGTATGCCTTGACCCAGGGCGGTCCGGGCAACTCGACGGAGACGCTCTCTTACTTTATCTATCGTGAAGGCTTTTCCTATTTCAATTTGGGAAGGGCCTCAACCGCTTCCATCATTACCCTGATCGTTGCGGCCGGGATTTCCCTGATCTACATCAGGAAGATCCTTCAGGAGGATGCATGA
- a CDS encoding sugar phosphate isomerase family, whose product MITHRVKRQDLIMALFVLFSSEYDRQSHESILDIVIPISEVKAYIEKRFRVSYSGSSWIYTQIHNYEDEIGYRLFDKERTAKDEYALRLHRSMLAFTQKRHLYINQKIKVSNALYDMILHRSDSRQYADTSAPTIKLLIDAGSTVYHLADIIANHSSESPIYYEVFTHNISIIERFLEPHVKTEQITVKTPTGEVDPVTNSILGDDISLYKGPAFDMIIQGTSFLFDGTVGVEQERESRVKQKILQETQGPKILILTGHEIRTEPPEKSQFSFGKLTDFDLLVVPFNARSKAKNLNAMLERYESVLKPEIMNWNYRIYHIQ is encoded by the coding sequence ATGATTACACATAGGGTTAAACGACAAGATCTTATCATGGCGCTGTTTGTCCTTTTTTCCTCCGAATACGATCGTCAGTCCCATGAATCCATCCTCGATATCGTGATACCGATATCGGAGGTAAAAGCGTATATCGAAAAACGTTTCCGCGTTTCCTATTCCGGAAGTAGCTGGATCTATACGCAAATTCACAACTATGAAGACGAGATCGGATACCGGCTCTTCGATAAAGAACGTACCGCCAAGGATGAATACGCCCTGCGTTTACACCGTTCCATGCTGGCCTTTACCCAAAAACGGCACCTTTACATCAACCAAAAGATAAAAGTCAGTAATGCCCTCTACGATATGATCCTACACCGAAGTGACAGCCGTCAGTATGCAGATACCTCGGCACCGACGATTAAGCTGCTCATCGATGCCGGTAGTACCGTCTATCACCTCGCAGACATCATTGCAAACCACAGCAGCGAATCGCCTATTTATTATGAGGTATTCACCCATAACATCAGTATCATTGAACGATTTCTCGAACCACATGTAAAAACGGAGCAGATCACGGTCAAAACCCCGACAGGAGAGGTAGATCCCGTTACCAATTCGATTCTCGGAGACGATATCTCTCTTTATAAAGGGCCCGCCTTCGACATGATTATCCAAGGAACCTCATTCTTATTCGACGGAACCGTAGGTGTGGAGCAGGAACGGGAAAGCAGGGTTAAACAAAAAATTCTCCAAGAGACGCAAGGTCCGAAAATCCTCATCCTCACCGGACATGAAATCCGTACGGAGCCTCCGGAAAAATCCCAATTCTCCTTTGGAAAACTCACGGATTTCGACCTCCTGGTGGTACCCTTCAATGCCAGAAGCAAGGCGAAAAATCTCAACGCCATGCTCGAACGCTATGAATCGGTACTGAAACCGGAGATTATGAACTGGAATTACAGGATCTATCATATCCAATAG
- a CDS encoding ferritin family protein, which translates to MEFGNPFSVKDNDRMLNHGELVRAIRMMVAAEYEATQLYEQLAASTDNTLASQVLLDIADEEKVHAGEFLRLLKELAPEEEGFYQQGAEEVEEEFLGGASKSTGTASQESGGLGIGSLKGRE; encoded by the coding sequence ATGGAATTTGGAAATCCCTTCAGCGTAAAAGATAACGACAGAATGCTCAATCACGGCGAGTTGGTACGGGCCATCAGAATGATGGTTGCGGCGGAATACGAGGCAACTCAGCTCTATGAACAGTTGGCTGCATCAACGGACAATACCCTTGCAAGCCAGGTATTACTAGATATTGCCGACGAAGAAAAGGTACACGCAGGAGAATTCCTTCGCTTACTCAAGGAACTGGCACCAGAAGAAGAGGGTTTTTACCAACAGGGCGCCGAGGAAGTCGAAGAAGAGTTCCTGGGAGGAGCCTCGAAGTCGACCGGTACCGCTTCACAGGAATCAGGTGGTCTTGGTATCGGCAGCCTAAAGGGCCGGGAATAG
- a CDS encoding extracellular solute-binding protein, translating into MKKRIAMLCFLFSAVGLLFAGGAQEGGETEIKLTIAGRDGAYGEAMQMAADAYHEKHPEVSFEVLKLSGSSLFEKTVIDMRSETGTYDVILIDDPNATQFLEVNWLANLDDLYEQAGVSIDPDFIEPTLRLGRYPYTAHGTLYALPFAGNVELFAYRTDLFAKYGLQEPQSWSQVLTAVKTIDKNEPSIDGVVFRGVKGNPIVTGFLPIFWAFGGKILDADGNVTINSPEGLNALHYFLELSTYAPEGVSMYQSAQVKDAIYSGKAAIATEVWPGWIGDLENPEKSSVVGKVKVIKHPGEVEKSSPMIGVWLAGIPKASKHQQAAFDFLRFLTSYDMQVAMSDSVGLPPTRSEVYRLTSQQEKYPWYPAQLDALLNGVARTRTTKWKEVEDQLGTVLQFALMGNISAEQALTEAEKGITNILK; encoded by the coding sequence ATGAAGAAGCGAATAGCTATGCTGTGTTTTCTTTTCTCGGCCGTCGGCCTGCTCTTTGCCGGCGGAGCCCAGGAGGGTGGGGAAACAGAGATCAAGTTGACAATTGCCGGCCGGGACGGTGCCTACGGCGAAGCAATGCAGATGGCGGCGGACGCATACCACGAGAAGCATCCCGAGGTATCCTTTGAGGTGTTGAAACTCTCGGGAAGCAGTCTATTTGAAAAAACCGTGATCGACATGAGAAGTGAAACAGGTACATACGATGTGATTCTCATCGATGATCCCAATGCCACCCAGTTTCTGGAGGTAAACTGGCTTGCAAACCTTGATGACCTTTACGAGCAGGCCGGAGTTAGCATCGATCCCGACTTCATCGAACCGACGCTGAGGCTGGGGCGCTATCCCTATACGGCACATGGAACACTCTATGCACTTCCCTTTGCAGGTAACGTAGAGCTGTTTGCCTATCGAACGGACCTGTTTGCAAAGTACGGCCTCCAAGAGCCACAATCCTGGTCGCAAGTCCTTACGGCGGTGAAGACTATCGATAAAAACGAGCCTTCCATCGACGGCGTCGTCTTCAGAGGGGTAAAAGGCAATCCAATTGTTACCGGATTTCTTCCCATCTTCTGGGCTTTCGGCGGAAAGATCCTCGATGCCGACGGCAATGTAACCATCAACTCACCCGAAGGACTCAACGCGTTACACTATTTTCTTGAGCTGAGCACGTACGCTCCCGAAGGCGTCTCCATGTATCAGTCGGCCCAGGTTAAAGACGCCATCTATTCCGGCAAAGCGGCGATAGCAACCGAGGTGTGGCCTGGCTGGATAGGCGATTTGGAAAACCCCGAGAAATCTTCCGTTGTCGGAAAGGTCAAGGTGATCAAACATCCCGGCGAGGTTGAGAAATCGTCACCAATGATCGGGGTGTGGCTGGCCGGAATTCCAAAGGCCTCGAAACACCAGCAGGCCGCCTTTGATTTCCTGCGCTTTCTGACAAGTTACGATATGCAGGTTGCAATGTCCGATAGTGTAGGATTACCGCCGACGAGAAGCGAGGTCTATAGGCTCACCTCCCAGCAGGAAAAATATCCCTGGTATCCGGCACAGCTCGATGCCTTGCTCAACGGCGTGGCCCGTACACGAACAACAAAGTGGAAGGAAGTGGAGGACCAACTTGGTACAGTGCTTCAGTTCGCCCTTATGGGGAATATAAGCGCTGAGCAGGCTCTGACGGAAGCAGAGAAGGGCATTACCAATATTCTTAAGTAG